From one Streptomyces sp. SCSIO 30461 genomic stretch:
- a CDS encoding SDR family NAD(P)-dependent oxidoreductase produces the protein MPDTAPGVSPNPTRHGAGRPVALITGASSGIGEATAELLGAEDRWLLLLNGRDEARLAGVAQRTGGTALPADLSDSSGHEQLVREALECAGRVDALVAGAGIGWAGPLVDMPADAVDRLLTVNLAAVVHLVRLLLPHMLDRDSGRIVLVGSMAGAVGVANEAVYSATKGALQSFADSLRYELAGTRIKVGLVSPGAVDTPFFAHRGAPYHRERPRPVSAERVARAVRRSLVRGRDDLFVPGWLGLPARLHGVAPGVFRSLAKRVG, from the coding sequence ATGCCTGACACAGCGCCCGGCGTGTCCCCGAACCCCACGCGACACGGCGCGGGGCGACCGGTGGCACTCATCACCGGTGCGTCATCGGGTATCGGCGAGGCGACCGCCGAACTGCTCGGTGCCGAGGACCGGTGGCTGCTCCTGCTCAACGGCCGTGACGAGGCCCGCCTGGCCGGGGTCGCACAGCGGACCGGCGGGACCGCGCTACCGGCCGACCTCTCCGATTCCTCCGGCCATGAGCAACTGGTCCGCGAGGCACTGGAGTGCGCGGGGCGGGTGGACGCACTGGTCGCGGGCGCGGGCATCGGCTGGGCCGGCCCACTGGTGGACATGCCGGCCGATGCCGTGGACCGGCTTCTCACGGTCAATCTGGCCGCCGTCGTGCACCTCGTGCGCCTGCTGCTGCCCCATATGCTCGACCGCGACTCGGGGCGGATCGTGCTCGTCGGTTCCATGGCGGGTGCCGTCGGGGTCGCCAACGAGGCCGTCTACTCCGCCACCAAGGGAGCGCTCCAGAGCTTCGCTGACAGTCTGCGCTACGAGCTCGCCGGCACCCGGATCAAGGTGGGCCTGGTGTCACCGGGCGCTGTGGACACCCCGTTCTTCGCCCACAGAGGAGCGCCCTACCACCGTGAACGGCCCCGACCGGTGTCCGCCGAGCGGGTCGCGCGAGCGGTCCGACGCTCCCTGGTACGAGGCCGCGACGACCTCTTCGTACCGGGCTGGCTCGGGCTGCCTGCCAGGCTGCACGGGGTCGCCCCCGGTGTCTTCCGGTCACTCGCCAAGCGCGTCGGCTGA
- a CDS encoding MGDG synthase family glycosyltransferase — protein MARRRFLVLSASMGAGHDAVAAELARRLHARGGDVLVRDVLTLLPMATGTALRHSYRAVVRHSPWLYAGVYALFLSPGRGGAAVSGTPLARTAERRLLALAGRWRPDAVVSTFHLAGQVTGRLRERGALSVPAAVFITDFAAHRGWLHPGNDLHVCVTDGVAAAARGATGRPAVVSGPVVAPEFRAAAGSDTQSTGWESVFSRHSGRRPAVLVSAGAWGAGSALTGTARSLAEHGVLPVLLCGRDGALLRRASAVPGALALGWVPDLAPLMASARVLVDNAAGQTAVQALAAGVPVVGYRPIPGHGAEGVRLMAEAGLSVRARDQAGLVSAVGRLARAGPHRDRQLARGADVFRADAADLITDVLFDGRGRAQQAPREDGGAE, from the coding sequence ATGGCCAGACGACGGTTCCTGGTGCTCAGCGCGAGCATGGGCGCGGGCCATGACGCCGTGGCCGCCGAACTGGCCCGACGGCTGCACGCACGGGGCGGCGACGTCCTCGTCCGGGATGTCCTCACGCTGCTGCCCATGGCTACGGGGACCGCCCTGCGCCACTCCTACCGTGCGGTGGTCCGGCACTCCCCGTGGCTGTACGCGGGCGTCTACGCGCTGTTCCTGTCACCGGGTCGCGGTGGCGCCGCGGTGAGCGGCACTCCGCTGGCCAGGACGGCCGAGCGGCGGCTGCTGGCGCTGGCCGGCCGCTGGCGCCCCGACGCGGTGGTGTCCACCTTCCATCTCGCCGGCCAGGTCACCGGCCGACTACGCGAGCGCGGGGCGCTGTCCGTACCCGCCGCCGTGTTCATCACCGACTTCGCGGCGCACCGCGGCTGGCTGCACCCCGGCAACGACCTCCATGTGTGTGTCACGGACGGGGTCGCGGCAGCGGCTCGCGGCGCGACCGGCAGGCCCGCGGTGGTCTCCGGGCCTGTCGTGGCTCCGGAGTTCCGGGCCGCCGCCGGATCCGACACGCAGTCGACCGGCTGGGAATCCGTCTTCTCCCGGCACAGCGGACGCCGCCCGGCGGTCCTGGTGTCGGCCGGGGCATGGGGTGCGGGCTCAGCCCTGACGGGTACGGCGCGCTCACTGGCCGAACACGGTGTACTGCCGGTGCTGCTCTGCGGCCGTGACGGCGCGCTGCTGCGGCGGGCGTCCGCGGTGCCCGGTGCGCTTGCGTTGGGCTGGGTGCCGGACTTGGCTCCGCTGATGGCGTCGGCCCGGGTGCTGGTCGACAACGCGGCGGGGCAGACGGCGGTGCAGGCTCTGGCGGCGGGCGTTCCGGTGGTCGGCTACCGTCCCATCCCCGGGCATGGCGCCGAAGGCGTGCGGCTGATGGCGGAGGCGGGACTGTCGGTGCGAGCCCGGGACCAGGCAGGGCTGGTGTCGGCGGTCGGTCGGTTGGCGCGGGCCGGTCCCCACCGCGACCGGCAGCTCGCCAGGGGGGCGGATGTGTTCCGCGCGGACGCGGCCGATCTCATCACGGACGTCCTGTTCGACGGGCGCGGCCGTGCTCAGCAGGCGCCGCGGGAGGACGGCGGGGCGGAGTGA
- a CDS encoding SpoIIE family protein phosphatase, which yields MDTDERRARNVPDQPVTAVGYAGVLRDLLPVALWKTDTKGVLLEWSLAARDLLGYTAEQLLGRNGIPILVPETNWRLAEQLNEKVIAGETIVGALPVRHRDGHIVPMEMWICPSPAPGGDTGILVVAVETSAVLRMRDALAAMEGLFTQSPIGLAMLDPDLRYLRVNDALARMNGVSAAEHLGKRPSDVAPGSVTRALERVMRQAFADGVSVVDVRGTGRTRADPGHDRTWSCSCAPLLDTGGQSLGLIASLIDITEGQRAQAEAERARRRFSLLAEAGTRVGTTLDLRQTADEVVRLLVPQLSDSADVQLFEEVIDPDEAASSSHGVMRRVAVAFPDSESPTAKLVVGMTFQVPAGSVYEQVMAEGRPMNLYQSDLSALMPGPQGERLRTYFADRMSCARLVPLVARGRVLGAVVLTRTRDREPFDDQDCVLIDELVARAALSIDNARMYTAQRAASLALRRSLAHSSLPRVAGLELTGRYLPASDQAVGGDWFDAIALPDGSTGLVIGDVMGHGVHSAAVMGQLRTAVRTLARHGFNPDRILSSLDAAVAELGEHEMATCVYAVHDPLTGSCEIARAGHPPPAIVDPLGAVTFLDGPPGVPLGTCAPGFQTERVTLLPGSLLVLYTDGLIETRDRDVDQGMRELGGALRQLDHPLDEICDHILDQLLTSEVQDDVAVLLARVLPRTAR from the coding sequence GTGGACACAGACGAGCGTCGCGCGAGGAACGTGCCGGACCAGCCCGTCACGGCGGTCGGCTACGCGGGCGTGCTCCGCGATCTCCTGCCGGTCGCCCTCTGGAAGACCGACACCAAGGGCGTACTCCTCGAATGGTCGCTCGCCGCCCGGGACCTGCTCGGCTACACCGCGGAGCAGCTGCTGGGCCGCAACGGCATCCCCATCCTGGTGCCCGAGACCAACTGGCGGCTCGCCGAACAGCTGAACGAAAAGGTCATCGCGGGAGAGACCATCGTCGGCGCCCTCCCCGTACGCCACCGTGACGGGCACATCGTGCCCATGGAGATGTGGATCTGCCCTTCTCCCGCCCCGGGTGGCGACACGGGCATCCTGGTGGTGGCCGTGGAGACATCGGCCGTCCTGAGGATGCGGGACGCTTTGGCGGCCATGGAGGGCCTCTTCACCCAGTCGCCCATCGGCCTGGCCATGCTCGATCCCGACCTGCGCTACCTACGGGTCAATGACGCGCTCGCCCGGATGAATGGCGTGTCCGCCGCCGAGCACCTGGGCAAGCGCCCGTCCGATGTGGCGCCGGGCTCTGTGACCCGGGCCCTCGAGCGGGTGATGCGGCAGGCGTTCGCCGACGGTGTGTCGGTGGTCGATGTGCGCGGCACGGGCCGCACCCGGGCCGACCCCGGGCACGACCGCACCTGGTCCTGCTCCTGTGCGCCGCTGCTCGACACCGGTGGCCAGAGCCTCGGACTGATCGCCTCACTGATCGACATCACCGAGGGACAGCGGGCCCAGGCCGAGGCCGAGCGGGCACGCCGGCGGTTCTCGCTGCTGGCCGAGGCGGGGACCCGTGTCGGTACCACACTGGACCTTCGGCAGACCGCCGACGAAGTGGTGCGGCTGCTGGTGCCGCAGCTGTCCGACTCCGCGGACGTGCAGCTGTTCGAAGAGGTCATCGATCCCGACGAGGCCGCCTCCTCCAGCCACGGCGTGATGCGCAGGGTCGCCGTGGCCTTCCCCGATTCGGAGTCCCCCACGGCGAAGCTGGTCGTGGGGATGACCTTCCAGGTCCCCGCCGGCTCGGTGTACGAGCAGGTGATGGCCGAGGGACGCCCGATGAACCTCTACCAGTCCGACCTCTCAGCCCTGATGCCCGGCCCGCAGGGCGAGCGACTGCGCACCTACTTCGCCGACCGGATGTCCTGCGCACGACTGGTCCCGCTGGTCGCGCGCGGCAGGGTACTGGGGGCGGTCGTGCTGACCCGTACCCGCGATCGCGAGCCGTTCGACGACCAGGACTGCGTGCTCATCGACGAACTCGTCGCCCGGGCGGCGCTGAGCATCGACAACGCCCGCATGTACACCGCGCAGCGGGCTGCCTCGCTCGCCCTGCGGCGCAGCCTGGCCCACAGCTCACTGCCCCGGGTCGCCGGTCTGGAGCTCACCGGACGCTACCTGCCCGCGAGCGACCAAGCCGTGGGCGGTGACTGGTTCGATGCCATCGCCCTACCCGACGGCAGCACCGGCTTGGTGATCGGTGATGTCATGGGCCACGGTGTCCACTCGGCGGCGGTGATGGGCCAACTGCGCACGGCGGTACGCACACTGGCCCGCCACGGTTTCAACCCGGACCGCATTCTCAGCTCGCTCGACGCCGCCGTGGCCGAACTCGGCGAACACGAGATGGCCACCTGTGTCTACGCCGTCCACGATCCGTTGACCGGCAGTTGCGAGATCGCCAGGGCCGGCCATCCACCGCCCGCGATCGTCGATCCGCTGGGAGCGGTCACCTTCCTCGACGGCCCACCGGGCGTACCCCTGGGCACCTGCGCCCCGGGTTTCCAGACCGAGCGCGTCACCCTTCTGCCCGGGAGCCTGCTGGTCCTCTACACCGACGGCCTGATCGAGACCCGGGATCGGGACGTCGACCAGGGCATGCGCGAACTCGGCGGTGCGCTGCGGCAGCTCGACCACCCGCTGGACGAGATCTGCGATCACATCCTCGACCAGTTGCTGACCTCCGAGGTCCAGGACGACGTGGCGGTGCTCCTCGCGCGGGTCCTGCCGCGCACGGCTCGGTGA
- a CDS encoding YqjF family protein: MTLTPRVSETITPEAIAPRGIDPDPPGETARPLLTQSWFDLAFLHWAAEPDEVARMLPAGTVPDTLDGVTYVGLVAFRMHRVGWFRLPGIPYLGTFPETNVRLYSVDEHGRRGVVFRSLDASRLIPVAMARAVFRLPYLWSRMAIEREGDTLTYTSERRWPGPRGARSRVAIRVGERVDEPNELEHFLTARWGMHNAFFDRPVYLPNTHPRWPLHRAELLACEEDLIRAAGLSAPTGAPVSVLYSPGVPVRFGRPARPGGIPTP, encoded by the coding sequence GTGACGCTCACTCCTCGCGTATCGGAAACCATCACCCCGGAAGCCATCGCTCCGCGAGGCATCGACCCGGACCCGCCCGGAGAAACCGCCCGGCCACTGCTCACCCAGTCGTGGTTCGACCTCGCCTTCCTCCACTGGGCGGCGGAACCGGACGAGGTGGCTCGGATGCTGCCCGCAGGCACCGTCCCCGACACGCTGGACGGCGTCACCTACGTCGGGCTCGTCGCCTTCCGTATGCACCGCGTGGGGTGGTTCCGGCTCCCGGGCATCCCGTATCTCGGCACCTTCCCGGAGACCAACGTCCGGCTGTACTCGGTCGACGAGCACGGCCGCCGAGGTGTGGTCTTCCGCTCCCTCGACGCCTCCAGGCTGATCCCGGTCGCCATGGCCCGCGCGGTCTTCCGGCTGCCCTACCTGTGGTCACGGATGGCCATCGAACGCGAAGGCGACACTCTCACCTACACCAGCGAGCGGCGGTGGCCGGGCCCGCGCGGGGCGCGCAGCCGGGTCGCGATACGGGTCGGGGAGCGCGTCGACGAGCCGAACGAGCTGGAGCACTTCCTCACGGCACGCTGGGGTATGCACAACGCCTTCTTCGACCGGCCGGTGTACCTGCCGAACACGCACCCGCGCTGGCCCCTGCACCGTGCCGAACTGCTCGCCTGCGAGGAGGACCTGATACGGGCCGCCGGCCTGTCGGCACCCACCGGGGCGCCGGTGAGCGTGCTGTACTCCCCGGGGGTGCCGGTCCGCTTCGGCCGCCCGGCCCGGCCCGGCGGCATCCCGACTCCCTGA
- a CDS encoding polysaccharide deacetylase family protein yields MVKPVHPQGPSARSAAAFAALAVAAWHIGPAATWLPPVRAALGAKRGLVPGPGPGVGLDGRGNPGRVALTFDDGPDPATTPHFLLALDRLSVRATFFVIGERLARHPGLGQRIAAEGHELAVHGWRHNRPWAPHPRRDARDVLRTAALVRRVSGTYPRWYRPPFGILTGGRLGAARRAGLSTVLWSEWGRDWTARATPESVFAEAVRGLRGGATVLLHDTDACGAPGCWRAALGALPALVGACRARGLTVGRLAEHGLPPAADRDAGTLAR; encoded by the coding sequence GTGGTGAAGCCGGTCCATCCGCAGGGGCCGTCGGCCCGCTCTGCCGCGGCATTCGCCGCACTGGCCGTCGCCGCGTGGCACATCGGCCCCGCCGCGACCTGGCTGCCACCGGTCCGCGCGGCACTCGGCGCGAAGCGCGGGCTCGTGCCAGGGCCCGGACCCGGCGTCGGGCTGGACGGCCGCGGGAACCCCGGCCGGGTGGCCCTCACCTTCGACGACGGACCCGACCCCGCCACCACCCCGCATTTCCTGCTGGCCCTCGACCGGCTCTCGGTACGCGCCACCTTCTTCGTCATCGGCGAGCGCCTGGCACGGCATCCCGGTCTCGGACAGCGGATCGCGGCCGAAGGACACGAACTCGCGGTCCACGGATGGCGGCACAACAGACCCTGGGCACCCCATCCCCGCCGGGACGCCCGCGACGTGCTGCGTACCGCCGCGCTCGTACGGCGGGTCTCCGGTACGTACCCGCGCTGGTACCGGCCGCCCTTTGGGATCCTCACCGGCGGCCGACTCGGCGCCGCCCGGCGGGCCGGACTCTCGACGGTCCTGTGGTCCGAATGGGGACGCGACTGGACGGCCCGGGCAACCCCCGAGAGCGTCTTCGCCGAAGCGGTCCGGGGGCTTCGAGGCGGAGCGACCGTGCTGTTGCACGACACCGACGCCTGCGGAGCCCCGGGGTGCTGGCGTGCCGCGCTGGGCGCGCTTCCCGCTTTGGTCGGGGCATGCCGGGCACGCGGCCTGACGGTCGGCCGCCTCGCGGAGCACGGCCTGCCTCCGGCGGCGGACCGGGACGCCGGCACACTGGCCCGGTGA
- a CDS encoding DMT family transporter has product MTTLSVSLALLAALGNATASVLQRRAAAREHVRPDERRWSWLRRLAHRPVWLWGVGALFASGLCQAGALAAGPLAVVQPVMTTELLFTLIIGAAVFRVRPDHRTRWAFVALAAGLASFLALTGTSGGLATVPGTRWLWTGVSAGAAVALLMGVGKALRPAPRAAVFGTATAIGFSCTAALVKDTTGRLAQGFTVAATTWQPYAALAVGVGSFLLLQLTLRAGTLVASQPALTLGDAFLSVVLGVLLFDEQVELGTRIVPELTALAVLVAASVYLAGSPLISGRDREEEAPW; this is encoded by the coding sequence ATGACCACGCTCTCGGTCTCGCTGGCGCTGCTCGCGGCGCTCGGCAATGCGACGGCGTCCGTGCTCCAGCGCCGGGCCGCCGCCCGGGAGCACGTTCGGCCCGACGAGCGGCGGTGGTCCTGGCTGCGCCGTCTGGCGCACCGCCCGGTGTGGCTGTGGGGTGTGGGCGCGCTGTTCGCCTCCGGGCTGTGCCAGGCGGGGGCCCTGGCCGCCGGGCCGCTCGCGGTCGTCCAGCCCGTGATGACCACCGAGCTGCTGTTCACGCTGATCATCGGAGCGGCCGTGTTCCGAGTGAGGCCCGACCACCGCACCCGGTGGGCGTTCGTGGCACTGGCGGCCGGGCTGGCCTCGTTCCTCGCGCTGACCGGGACGTCCGGCGGGCTGGCCACGGTTCCGGGGACGCGGTGGCTGTGGACGGGGGTGTCGGCCGGTGCGGCCGTGGCCCTGCTGATGGGTGTCGGGAAGGCGCTTCGCCCGGCCCCGCGAGCCGCCGTGTTCGGTACCGCCACCGCGATCGGGTTCTCCTGCACGGCGGCGCTCGTCAAGGACACGACCGGCAGGCTGGCCCAGGGATTCACCGTCGCGGCCACCACCTGGCAGCCCTACGCGGCGCTGGCGGTCGGCGTCGGCAGCTTCCTTCTGCTGCAACTGACCCTGAGGGCGGGCACCCTGGTCGCCTCCCAGCCCGCGCTGACCCTGGGGGACGCGTTCCTCAGTGTGGTCCTGGGTGTGCTGCTGTTCGACGAGCAGGTCGAGCTCGGCACGCGGATCGTGCCCGAGCTGACAGCCCTGGCCGTCCTGGTGGCGGCCAGCGTGTACCTGGCGGGATCACCGCTGATCTCGGGCCGTGACCGTGAGGAGGAGGCGCCGTGGTGA